Proteins from a genomic interval of Watersipora subatra chromosome 10, tzWatSuba1.1, whole genome shotgun sequence:
- the LOC137406548 gene encoding uncharacterized protein, which yields MDLKIIVLLAGMMLGGSYAISCYKCLNCDDNDKVRFDCSTLFDTDSCYLLYTESTDDVYMLCGYEDLDSANFTNGCTTQYGVVICRCGTSYCNTDDLIRSYRNQTTSNITTEQRITTTEHKSTRIEQKSTTAEQKSATIEQKITTTEQHNSTALPSTSSAIFCFFALALLKLFS from the exons ATGGATTTGAAGATTATTGTTCTGCTGGCCG GTATGATGCTTGGAGGAAGTTATGCTATTTCttgctataaatgtttaaactgTGACGACAATGACAAGGTGCGATTTGATTGTTCTACTCTCTTTGACACTGATTCATGCTATCTCCTTTACACCGAGTCTACAGATGATG TGTACATGTTATGTGGCTATGAGGATCTTGACAGCGCCAACTTCACAAATGGCTGCACTACACAATATGGTGTGGTGATTTGTCGCTGTGGCACCAGCTACTGCAATACAGATGACTTGATAAGATCTTATCGTAACCAGACGACGTCGAACATAACAACAGAACAGAGAATTACTACAACCGAACATAAAAGTACTAGAATAGAACAGAAAAGTACTACAGCCGAACAAAAAAGTGCTACAATAGAACAGAAAATTACTACAACCGAACAGCACAACAGTACTGCTTTGCCTTCTACAAGTTCtgcaattttttgcttttttgcttTGGCCCTGCTCAAGCTCTTCAGCTAG